ATGGCTGCCAATCTCTGGTTCGGTTCAATCAATATCCCCGCCGGAGCAGTGTGGAATACCCTCACAGGAAATGAAGTAGAAAAAGCCAGCTGGACTTTTATTATCTGGGAGTCCCGTCTGCCACAAGCCGTCACGGCATTACTATGTGGTGCCGCACTCGCAGCTTCGGGACTGATGCTGCAAACGGCATTCAACAATCCACTGGCAGGTCCGTCCATCCTGGGCATTAACTCAGGGGCAAGTCTTGGCGTGGCGTTGGTGATGCTGGCAGGCGGAGGAAGCATTGCTACAGGGGTATTCACCTTATCCGGTTTCTTCTCCGTGATACTCGGTGCCTTCATCGGATCGATGGTGGTAATGGGACTTATCCTTTTCTTTTCTACACTGATTAAAAGCAATATCATGCTGCTGATTACAGGTATCATGATTGGTTATATCACTTCTTCCGCTATATCACTGCTCAATTTCTTTGCAACAGCCGAAGGGGTACATTCTTATATGATATGGGGTATGGGAAACTTTGGAGGGGTCTCATTGCAACAGCTCCCCTATTTCTCTATTTTCTGTCTGGCAGGTTTGTTACTTTCCATCTTGCTTATCAAACCTCTGAATGCCCTGCTACTGGGTACACGCTATGCTGAAAACTTAGGAGTAAACATCCGTCGCACAAGAAATCTGCTACTGATTGCTACCGGACTACTGACAGCTGTCACCACTGCTTTCTGCGGACCTGTGGCTTTCATCGGTCTGGCCGTTCCTCATATCTCCCGCCTGATGCTGGGCACATCCAATCATAATTCACTGCTTCCCGTTACTTTGCTGACGGGCGGTGTGATTGCTTTGCTCTGCAATCTGATCTGCATTCTTCCGGGCGAAGCAGGTATTATTCCTCTCAATGCGGTAACTCCAGTACTGGGTGCGCCTGTTATCATTTATGTCATTGTCAACCAACGTAAAATACAATACTTCAACTGATGGAGAAAGCTGTTATCACCGCAAGCGATTTATGCATCGGCTACCGCCAGGGAAAGCAAGAAAAACGGATACATGAGCATCTCTTCTTCCGGCTCTACCCCGGAGAACTGACTTGTCTGCTGGGAGCTAACGGAACCGGCAAATCGACTCTGCTCCGCACTTTGGCTGCTTCACAACCAGCGTTGTCGGGCGAATTACTTGTACAAGAAAAGCCGTTGTCCGCCTATTCCGAGAAAGAACGTTCACGTACCATCGGCGTAGTACTAACAGACAAGACCCTGG
The nucleotide sequence above comes from Bacteroides intestinalis DSM 17393. Encoded proteins:
- a CDS encoding iron ABC transporter permease, whose product is MKAKGYIYGIALSVLILVLMAANLWFGSINIPAGAVWNTLTGNEVEKASWTFIIWESRLPQAVTALLCGAALAASGLMLQTAFNNPLAGPSILGINSGASLGVALVMLAGGGSIATGVFTLSGFFSVILGAFIGSMVVMGLILFFSTLIKSNIMLLITGIMIGYITSSAISLLNFFATAEGVHSYMIWGMGNFGGVSLQQLPYFSIFCLAGLLLSILLIKPLNALLLGTRYAENLGVNIRRTRNLLLIATGLLTAVTTAFCGPVAFIGLAVPHISRLMLGTSNHNSLLPVTLLTGGVIALLCNLICILPGEAGIIPLNAVTPVLGAPVIIYVIVNQRKIQYFN